TTATTTTGAGTTAATTTGGGCGATCGCTCTAGCTGCAACAACGCTAAGAACGTAATCAATTTTCTGAGTTTAGAACAGTCAAGCCGAATGTAGCATAACTTATACTTATAACTCCTATGGTAGAACGATTAGTGCGATCGCACTGGCTAGAACACAAGTTTGTCTAGCCGGAACACAGGTTTGTCTCGACAGGTGCTATATCAACCAGCACATAAAGAGGCTATTGAAAAACAAGCCAATAGTTTCATAACTCAATTGTTTTATCAAGATGGAGTGGGGGCAATTTTTCTGTTAAGGAATGCTCTCAAAACAAGGACAACTCGGAAATCCTGGGTATTATCAGGGAAGCCTCACTTTGGTGTTCCATGCTTGTTGAATGCAGGGCGTAATGGACACAATGAATGCTGAAACCACTTTTGCCGTATCCTCTCAACCGCGACCTCTAGTGGTAGTGCGAGAGCAACCCTTGCCATGGGGAATGAATGGTTGGCAGGATACTGTCGTTGATGAAGTAGCAGTTGCAGATTGCAGCCATTGGTTAAGTTCTCATCGAGCCTGGGGACAACTTCCAACGCAAGCCTTGACCGCGATCGCCCAATCTTCTTTCTGTTTTCCAGTAAAAGCCCAAACCCTGATCTATCAAGAGGGACAAACTCCCATTGGGCTATATCTACTTAAAGAGGGCAACATTGAAATCTTTCGTCAATCTCCGATTGGGAAATCGTTGATTTGTTGCCGAAATGTGGGTGATTTATTTGGCTGTACGTTGATTGCCAATGCAGTGGAAGGAGCCTATCAAACCAGTGCGATCGCCCGTTTTGTTGATCCAGAGCAGCCTGACTATCTCACAGTCGTTTACGCCTATCTTCCCGTGACTCTGGCAGTCAATCTAGCACACTACGTTCCGGCTGCTATAACCGAAGCAGGGCAAATGTTGCCTGTCCTGGCACGCACTCTGGGCTACAGTGGTTCTGGCTTACCAACGTTGGTTTGGAGTTTGGATGTGGCTCAATTCCTGCAAGGAGTCACGCTGCTCTCTGCGATGATGTTTAGCCCTTATCCTCTGTGGCGGATGACGCAGCGATCGCTATTCAAAAATATTCCTCACCTCCTACTCATGTTAGGTTTTACAGTATTCTTTTTTAAGTTGATGATTTGAAGCGTCTTAGCAACCAGAACTCGACAGATAAACGATAAATCACCAGGCTTAACGGATGGCTAAACATTGGTTTCATTCTCAAGGCGATCGCTTAAAGACTCTACAACCATCCTGAGTGAGTCGTGAAATTTTGCGTTCTTCAAATTAACCTGTCTTAGGGTCGCGTTTTCTAGCACGATATCCGTCAGATCTGTATCACTCAAATTACATTTCCAAAGAAATGCCTGGTTGAATTGGGCATTCGTTAGTTCTGCTCGTTCTAAATTTGTCCGGCTTAGATAGGCTCCTTGCAAGTTTGCTTTGTGTAAACAAGCTCTGAATAAATTAGCATCTGATAAATCTGCATTGCTCAGATTTGCCCCAGTCAGGTTTGCTTGAGTCAGGTTTGCTTCTCGCAGGTACGCTCCGGTTAAATTGGCGTGGCTGAGGTCGCTTCTACTCAGATCTGCGCCACTCAAATCTGCATATGACAAATCTGCTCCACGCAAATCGATCTGGCTCAAATCGGCACGAACCAGAAGCGCACCTCTCAGCGATCGCCCATCCACAAACTTGAATTGGAACTGGATGCGATCGCACGATGGCTCGTGATTGGCGTACGACCAAACGGGCGTTTGTTCACGAAATGGATCAACTTTCATAACGATTGGTTTGCCTTGGGACTGGGTTACAGCCCCCTGATTAGATAGTTGCTATAGCAAGACAGTTCATACAAGGGTGTGGGGCTGCGCCCCCAGCCAGGAGTTCCACTCCTGCACCCCATCCAACCCCTCGGTTGCTATAGATGTTGTTAATCGTCGAAGACGTAGATGGCTTCTCCGATGGCTTCTCCACTGCCAGGCGTGAGACTCAGAGCTTCAAATGCATTGTCGTCAGTGTATTGACCTGCAACCGTAATACGATCGCCTGCTCGCAGGTTTACCTGACGGATCGAACGTGATTCGGCTTCAACTAAAATCTGACCTGTTCCATCATTGAGGATAAAGTCATCCCCCTGTACACGCACTACTTCTCCTGAAATCGTGACACTGTTTTGCCGCTGTAAATCGCCAATAGTCGTCTGCGCGATCGCTGTTGCTGGTACGATCAATGCAGATGCTAAAGCCAGTGTGGTTGCGAATCCAAGCTTCATATAAATCTCCAAAGTAGAGTGTGATTGTCTCTATCTCTAGCTTGCAAGGTAAAAGTAACAGGAAGGTTTCAACGAGGTATAGCGACGGTCGAGACAGTTGAGACAAGGGGTGGTGTTCCAAACCTGTTGATAACCTCTGTAAGACCCCCTGTAGTCCCCCTTACCAAGGGGGACGGCGACAGCCGGGGGTTAGTGGCAACAGATCTGAAA
The nucleotide sequence above comes from Oscillatoria sp. FACHB-1407. Encoded proteins:
- a CDS encoding pentapeptide repeat-containing protein, yielding MKVDPFREQTPVWSYANHEPSCDRIQFQFKFVDGRSLRGALLVRADLSQIDLRGADLSYADLSGADLSRSDLSHANLTGAYLREANLTQANLTGANLSNADLSDANLFRACLHKANLQGAYLSRTNLERAELTNAQFNQAFLWKCNLSDTDLTDIVLENATLRQVNLKNAKFHDSLRMVVESLSDRLENETNV
- a CDS encoding NirD/YgiW/YdeI family stress tolerance protein; translated protein: MKLGFATTLALASALIVPATAIAQTTIGDLQRQNSVTISGEVVRVQGDDFILNDGTGQILVEAESRSIRQVNLRAGDRITVAGQYTDDNAFEALSLTPGSGEAIGEAIYVFDD